In Cicer arietinum cultivar CDC Frontier isolate Library 1 chromosome 1, Cicar.CDCFrontier_v2.0, whole genome shotgun sequence, one DNA window encodes the following:
- the LOC101503653 gene encoding FCS-Like Zinc finger 10 isoform X1, producing the protein MADSSSNFSLHSDTISTRQISSSFFHTSVLPDSESAWSPTSPLDYKLFSNLSNVFSAKSSRPSYQTGHKKQFDGSKVGLGIITSLVNEAKLNNEILGKFPRKNIILRSQVKKNGILKFSKNNHESLASCLKSNSLPKNYVISTESPKSEVESFDDIGRESKGLRGIVASLSDSSRPSSLINLNQNLNLGTDDLFVEDTSTVSSLPPVTKGSSLVDNSLKITASSLPISIDFSNGYVGSLSAKEIELSEDYTCIISHGPNPKRTHIFGDCILECHNNDFTEFCMKEDPPFRSSQVPMFSEESVPHHFDNVTSFCHSCNKKLDQGSEDIYDYSGEKAFCSFKCQSEEILAEDEMEKTFTNSEESSPNSSYHDLFLMQVSK; encoded by the exons CAGATAAGTTCCTCATTTTTTCACACCTCTGTCTTACCAGATTCTGAATCTGCTTGGAGCCCTACATCTCCTCTGGATTACAAACTCTTCTCAAATCTTAGCAATGTTTTTAGCGCTAAGTCTTCTCGACCTTCATACCAAACTGGCCATAAGAAGCAGTTTGATGGAAGTAAAGTAGGCCTTGGCATCATAACTTCTCTTGTTAACGAAGCCAAACTTAACAATGAGATCCTTGGTAAATTTCCaaggaaaaatataattttgagatCACAGGTGAAGAAGAATGGAATACTTAAATTCTCGAAGAATAACCATGAATCTCTTGCATCTTGTTTAAAATCCAATTCCTTGCCCAAAAACTATGTGATTTCAACCGAAAGTCCTAAATCAGAAGTTGAAAGCTTTGATGATATCGGTCGGGAATCTAAAGGTCTCAGAGGTATTGTTGCCTCTTTGTCTGATTCCTCTAGGCCTTCTTCATTAATCAACTTgaatcaaaatttgaatttaggAACCGATGATTTGTTTGTAGAAGACACGTCTACGGTATCGAGTTTGCCTCCGGTTACAAAAGGAAGTTCACTAGTAGATAATTCTTTGAAAATTACAGCAAGTTCACTTCCAATATCCATTGATTTCAGTAATGGATATGTAGGCTCACTCTCTGCAAAAGAGATAGAGCTTTCTGAGGATTATACTTGTATAATTTCTCACGGTCCGAACCCTAAGCGGACGCATATTTTTGGTGACTGCATTTTGGAATGTCACAACAATGACTTTACCGAGTTCTGCATGAAAGAAGACCCGCCTTTCAGATCTTCTCAGGTTCCCATGTTTTCAGAAGAATCAGTACCTCATCATTTTGACAATGTTACAAGCTTTTGTCACTCGTGTAATAAGAAATTAGACCAGGGTTCTGAAGACATTTATGATTATAG TGGCGAGAAAGCATTTTGCAGTTTTAAGTGTCAATCGGAGGAAATTTTGGCAGAAGACGAAATGGAGAAAACTTTCACAAACTCAGAAGAGAGCTCTCCTAACTCAAGTTACCATGATCTCTTCCTCATGCAAGTATCCAAATAA
- the LOC101503653 gene encoding FCS-Like Zinc finger 10 isoform X2, translating into MFITARILHLGFSLIEKNSESAWSPTSPLDYKLFSNLSNVFSAKSSRPSYQTGHKKQFDGSKVGLGIITSLVNEAKLNNEILGKFPRKNIILRSQVKKNGILKFSKNNHESLASCLKSNSLPKNYVISTESPKSEVESFDDIGRESKGLRGIVASLSDSSRPSSLINLNQNLNLGTDDLFVEDTSTVSSLPPVTKGSSLVDNSLKITASSLPISIDFSNGYVGSLSAKEIELSEDYTCIISHGPNPKRTHIFGDCILECHNNDFTEFCMKEDPPFRSSQVPMFSEESVPHHFDNVTSFCHSCNKKLDQGSEDIYDYSGEKAFCSFKCQSEEILAEDEMEKTFTNSEESSPNSSYHDLFLMQVSK; encoded by the exons ATTCTGAATCTGCTTGGAGCCCTACATCTCCTCTGGATTACAAACTCTTCTCAAATCTTAGCAATGTTTTTAGCGCTAAGTCTTCTCGACCTTCATACCAAACTGGCCATAAGAAGCAGTTTGATGGAAGTAAAGTAGGCCTTGGCATCATAACTTCTCTTGTTAACGAAGCCAAACTTAACAATGAGATCCTTGGTAAATTTCCaaggaaaaatataattttgagatCACAGGTGAAGAAGAATGGAATACTTAAATTCTCGAAGAATAACCATGAATCTCTTGCATCTTGTTTAAAATCCAATTCCTTGCCCAAAAACTATGTGATTTCAACCGAAAGTCCTAAATCAGAAGTTGAAAGCTTTGATGATATCGGTCGGGAATCTAAAGGTCTCAGAGGTATTGTTGCCTCTTTGTCTGATTCCTCTAGGCCTTCTTCATTAATCAACTTgaatcaaaatttgaatttaggAACCGATGATTTGTTTGTAGAAGACACGTCTACGGTATCGAGTTTGCCTCCGGTTACAAAAGGAAGTTCACTAGTAGATAATTCTTTGAAAATTACAGCAAGTTCACTTCCAATATCCATTGATTTCAGTAATGGATATGTAGGCTCACTCTCTGCAAAAGAGATAGAGCTTTCTGAGGATTATACTTGTATAATTTCTCACGGTCCGAACCCTAAGCGGACGCATATTTTTGGTGACTGCATTTTGGAATGTCACAACAATGACTTTACCGAGTTCTGCATGAAAGAAGACCCGCCTTTCAGATCTTCTCAGGTTCCCATGTTTTCAGAAGAATCAGTACCTCATCATTTTGACAATGTTACAAGCTTTTGTCACTCGTGTAATAAGAAATTAGACCAGGGTTCTGAAGACATTTATGATTATAG TGGCGAGAAAGCATTTTGCAGTTTTAAGTGTCAATCGGAGGAAATTTTGGCAGAAGACGAAATGGAGAAAACTTTCACAAACTCAGAAGAGAGCTCTCCTAACTCAAGTTACCATGATCTCTTCCTCATGCAAGTATCCAAATAA